One genomic window of Punica granatum isolate Tunisia-2019 chromosome 1, ASM765513v2, whole genome shotgun sequence includes the following:
- the LOC116210867 gene encoding bidirectional sugar transporter SWEET16-like: MRSLSFVVGVIGNIISVLMFLSPVPTFWRIVKQRSTEDFSSIPYVCTLLNSSLWTYYGIIKPGSYLVSTVNGFGIIAEIIYIAIFLIFAPLKIKLKTAALVGTLDVGFLGVAMAVTFWIMHGDARIDVVGFLASGLNIIMYGSPLSAMKTVVTTKSVEYMPFFLSFFFFLNGGVWTLYATLVRDLFLGVPNGIGFLLGVAQLVLYAIYRKTDQQNKNDPTTLLEDGWENQRLIDSPSNNIDSHRREQNDN; the protein is encoded by the exons ATGAGAAGCTTGAGTTTCGTGGTTGGAGTAATAG GCAACATCATTTCGGTGCTGATGTTTCTCTCCCCAGT GCCAACCTTTTGGAGAATAGTGAAGCAAAGGTCGACGGAGGACTTCTCCAGCATTCCTTACGTATGCACATTGCTCAACTCTTCACTATGGACTTACTATGGCATCATTAAGCCCGGGAGCTACCTCGTCTCGACCGTCAACGGTTTCGGCATCATCGCAGAGATCATCTACATTGCTATCTTCCTCATATTTGCTCCCCTCAAGATTAAG CTCAAAACAGCAGCTCTAGTGGGGACATTAGATGTGGGCTTCCTGGGAGTTGCCATGGCAGTCACGTTCTGGATAATGCACGGAGACGCCCGGATCGACGTGGTCGGGTTCTTGGCTTCTGGCCTAAACATCATCATGTACGGTTCTCCTCTATCAGCAATG AAAACGGTGGTGACGACTAAGAGCGTAGAGTACATGCCGTTCTTCCTctcgttcttcttcttcttgaacgGCGGAGTTTGGACCTTATACGCTACACTCGTTCGTGATTTATTCCTTGGG GTACCAAACGGGATAGGATTTCTACTCGGAGTAGCTCAGTTGGTGCTCTATGCCATATACAGAAAAACTGACCAGCAAAACAAAAATGACCCTACTACTTTGCTGGAAGATGGCTGGGAGAACCAGAGACTCATCGACTCGCCCTCGAATAATATCGACAGCCATCGCAGGGAACAAAATgataattaa
- the LOC116199962 gene encoding peroxisomal fatty acid beta-oxidation multifunctional protein MFP2-like isoform X1: MDSRSKGRTAVEVGADGVALITIINPPVNSLSFDVLYSLSENYEEALRRNDVKAIVITGEKGKFSGGFDITGLGGSQERKPKPDSMSVDFLSDVVEGAKKPSVAAVDGLALGGGLELAMACHARISTSSAQLGLPELQLGIIPGLGGTQRLPRLIGLSKSLDMMLTSKPIKGEEAHALGLVDAIVLPAELIKTARRWALDISEYRRPWVLSLYKTSKLEPLKEVREICKFARAQVQKEAPNVKHPLICIDVIEEGIISGPRVGLRKEAEASQVLSQSDTSKSLVHVFFAQRATSKIPGITDRGMMPRQVNKVAVVGGGLMGSGIVTALILNNFPVILKEMNENLLQTGINRVKANLKRQMAKGTIPLEKFDKTVSLLKGVLNYESFKEVDLVIEAVVENIVVKQQIFTDLEKYCGPHCILASNTSTIDLTLIGAKTQSHDRIVGAHFFSPAHIMPLLEIVQTPQTSPQVILNLISLAKKIKKTPVLVGNCTGFAVNRIFFPYTQAATMLVERGAHPYKIDQVVTKFGMPMGPFRLADLVGFGVAIATAKQFINEFPDRTHRSMLISIMQEDKRAGESTRKGFYLYDEKRRASPDPELNKYIEKARSISGIAVDPKIQNLPEKDIIEMIFFPVVNEACRVLSEGIAVKASDLDIASVLGMSFPAYRGGIMFWADSLGTKYVCSRLEEWSKDYGGFFNPCNYLAQRAAQGIPLDADTASCPYDALKTWGQYNRGCL, translated from the exons ATGGACAGCCGCTCAAAGGGAAGGACAGCCGTGGAAGTTGGAGCTGACGGGGTCGCtctcatcaccatcatcaacCCTCCCGTCAACTCTCTCTCGTTCGACG TGCTGTACAGCTTGAGTGAAAACTATGAGGAGGCTTTACGAAGAAATGATGTGAAAGCAATTGTTATTACTG GtgaaaagggaaaattttCTGGTGGCTTTGACATTACGGGACTTGGTGGAAGTCAAG AAAGAAAACCAAAGCCTGATTCCATGTCAGTGGACTTTCTTAGTGATGTAGTTGAAG GGGCAAAAAAGCCTTCTGTTGCTGCGGTTGATGGGCTTGCTTTGGGTGGGGGACTAGAGCTCGCTATG GCCTGCCATGCAAGAATATCAACTTCAAGCGCTCAATTGGGGCTTCCCGAACTTCAGCTAGGGATAATTCCCGGGCTTGGAG GAACACAGCGCCTTCCCCGTCTCATTGGTCTCTCAAAATCACTTGATATGATGCTG ACTTCAAAGCCCATTAAAGGTGAGGAAGCACATGCTCTGGGCCTTGTGGACGCAATTGTGTTGCCTGCTGAATTGATAAAGACTGCTAGAAGGTGGGCCCTAGATATTTCGGAGTACAGAAGACCTTGGGTTTTGAGCCTTTACAAGACGAGCAAATTAGAGCCTCTCAAGGAAGTTAGGGAAATATGCAAATTTGCTAGGGCTCAGGTTCAAAAAGAGGCCCCCAATGTCAAACACCCGCTCATATGCATTGATGTTATTGAGGAAGGAATAATCTCAGGCCCTCGGGTAGGATTGAGGAAG GAGGCTGAAGCTTCTCAAGTGCTTTCACAATCTGACACATCCAAGAGCTTGGTCCATGTCTTCTTTGCTCAACGTGCAACTTCAAAG ATTCCGGGTATAACTGATAGGGGTATGATGCCTCGGCAAGTGAACAAGGTTGCTGTTGTCGGTGGAGGATTGATGGGCTCAGGAATAGTAACAGCATTGATTCTTAACAACTTTCCAGTTATCCTGAAAGAAATGAATGAGAATCTTTTGCAAACAGGCATCAATCGAGTCAAAG CTAACCTTAAGAGGCAAATGGCTAAAGGGACAATCCCCCTAGAGAAGTTTGACAAGACGGTATCCCTTCTAAAGGGTGTTCTCAACTATGAAAGCTTCAAGGAAGTGGATTTGGTTATTGAG GCGGTTGTAGAGAATATCGTGGTGAAGCAACAAATCTTCACTGACCTTGAAAAGTACTGTGGACCCCACTGCATACTTGCCAGCAATACTTCAACCATAGATTTGACCCTGATTGGTGCGAAAACCCAGTCTCATGATCGCATTGTTGGAGCCCATTTCTTTAG TCCAGCTCATATCATGCCTCTGTTGGAAATAGTTCAAACTCCACAGACTTCTCCGCAAGTTATTCTCAACCTTATCAGTCTTGCGAAGAAGATTAAGAAAACCCCAGTCTTGGTTGGGAATTGCACTGGCTTTGCTGTGAATAGGATCTTCTTCCCCTACACACAAGCTGCTACGATGCTCGTTGAGCGTGGGGCCCATCCCTACAAGATAGATCAAGTGGTTACAAAGTTTGGGATGCCAATGGGTCCTTTCAG ATTGGCTGATCTGGTTGGGTTTGGGGTAGCTATTGCAACTGCTAAACAATTCATAAATGAATTCCCTGACAGAACCCATCGTTCAATGCTCATTTCAATCATGCAAGAGGATAAGAGAGCCG GTGAATCCACCCGCAAAGGATTTTATCTCTATGATGAAAAACGCAGAGCTAGTCCAGATCCTGAGctcaataaatatattgagaAGGCAAGGAGTATTTCTGGCATTGCTGTTGATCCCAAG ATACAGAACTTGCCAGAGAAGGACATAATCGAGATGATTTTCTTCCCCGTTGTTAATGAGGCATGTCGTGTCCTCTCCGAAGGCATTGCAGTGAAAGCCTCAGACCTCGACATAGCCTCGGTCTTGGGCATGAGCTTCCCAGCTTACAG AGGAGGAATCATGTTCTGGGCTGATTCTCTCGGGACCAAGTACGTCTGTTCGAGGTTGGAGGAGTGGTCAAAGGACTATGGAGGTTTCTTCAACCCATGCAATTACTTGGCTCAAAGAGCTGCCCAAGGAATCCCTCTG GATGCCGATACAGCGTCATGTCCATATGATGCGCTTAAAACATGGGGGCAATATAATCGTGGATGTTTATGA
- the LOC116199962 gene encoding peroxisomal fatty acid beta-oxidation multifunctional protein MFP2-like isoform X2, which produces MDSRSKGRTAVEVGADGVALITIINPPVNSLSFDVLYSLSENYEEALRRNDVKAIVITGEKGKFSGGFDITGLGGSQERKPKPDSMSVDFLSDVVEGAKKPSVAAVDGLALGGGLELAMACHARISTSSAQLGLPELQLGIIPGLGGTQRLPRLIGLSKSLDMMLTSKPIKGEEAHALGLVDAIVLPAELIKTARRWALDISEYRRPWVLSLYKTSKLEPLKEVREICKFARAQVQKEAPNVKHPLICIDVIEEGIISGPRVGLRKEAEASQVLSQSDTSKSLVHVFFAQRATSKIPGITDRGMMPRQVNKVAVVGGGLMGSGIVTALILNNFPVILKEMNENLLQTGINRVKANLKRQMAKGTIPLEKFDKTVSLLKGVLNYESFKEVDLVIEAVVENIVVKQQIFTDLEKYCGPHCILASNTSTIDLTLIGAKTQSHDRIVGAHFFSPAHIMPLLEIVQTPQTSPQVILNLISLAKKIKKTPVLVGNCTGFAVNRIFFPYTQAATMLVERGAHPYKIDQVVTKFGMPMGPFRLADLVGFGVAIATAKQFINEFPDRTHRSMLISIMQEDKRAGESTRKGFYLYDEKRRASPDPELNKYIEKARSISGIAVDPKIQNLPEKDIIEMIFFPVVNEACRVLSEGIAVKASDLDIASVLGMSFPAYRGGIMFWADSLGTKYVCSRLEEWSKDYGGFFNPCNYLAQRAAQGIPLSSPADQAKPRL; this is translated from the exons ATGGACAGCCGCTCAAAGGGAAGGACAGCCGTGGAAGTTGGAGCTGACGGGGTCGCtctcatcaccatcatcaacCCTCCCGTCAACTCTCTCTCGTTCGACG TGCTGTACAGCTTGAGTGAAAACTATGAGGAGGCTTTACGAAGAAATGATGTGAAAGCAATTGTTATTACTG GtgaaaagggaaaattttCTGGTGGCTTTGACATTACGGGACTTGGTGGAAGTCAAG AAAGAAAACCAAAGCCTGATTCCATGTCAGTGGACTTTCTTAGTGATGTAGTTGAAG GGGCAAAAAAGCCTTCTGTTGCTGCGGTTGATGGGCTTGCTTTGGGTGGGGGACTAGAGCTCGCTATG GCCTGCCATGCAAGAATATCAACTTCAAGCGCTCAATTGGGGCTTCCCGAACTTCAGCTAGGGATAATTCCCGGGCTTGGAG GAACACAGCGCCTTCCCCGTCTCATTGGTCTCTCAAAATCACTTGATATGATGCTG ACTTCAAAGCCCATTAAAGGTGAGGAAGCACATGCTCTGGGCCTTGTGGACGCAATTGTGTTGCCTGCTGAATTGATAAAGACTGCTAGAAGGTGGGCCCTAGATATTTCGGAGTACAGAAGACCTTGGGTTTTGAGCCTTTACAAGACGAGCAAATTAGAGCCTCTCAAGGAAGTTAGGGAAATATGCAAATTTGCTAGGGCTCAGGTTCAAAAAGAGGCCCCCAATGTCAAACACCCGCTCATATGCATTGATGTTATTGAGGAAGGAATAATCTCAGGCCCTCGGGTAGGATTGAGGAAG GAGGCTGAAGCTTCTCAAGTGCTTTCACAATCTGACACATCCAAGAGCTTGGTCCATGTCTTCTTTGCTCAACGTGCAACTTCAAAG ATTCCGGGTATAACTGATAGGGGTATGATGCCTCGGCAAGTGAACAAGGTTGCTGTTGTCGGTGGAGGATTGATGGGCTCAGGAATAGTAACAGCATTGATTCTTAACAACTTTCCAGTTATCCTGAAAGAAATGAATGAGAATCTTTTGCAAACAGGCATCAATCGAGTCAAAG CTAACCTTAAGAGGCAAATGGCTAAAGGGACAATCCCCCTAGAGAAGTTTGACAAGACGGTATCCCTTCTAAAGGGTGTTCTCAACTATGAAAGCTTCAAGGAAGTGGATTTGGTTATTGAG GCGGTTGTAGAGAATATCGTGGTGAAGCAACAAATCTTCACTGACCTTGAAAAGTACTGTGGACCCCACTGCATACTTGCCAGCAATACTTCAACCATAGATTTGACCCTGATTGGTGCGAAAACCCAGTCTCATGATCGCATTGTTGGAGCCCATTTCTTTAG TCCAGCTCATATCATGCCTCTGTTGGAAATAGTTCAAACTCCACAGACTTCTCCGCAAGTTATTCTCAACCTTATCAGTCTTGCGAAGAAGATTAAGAAAACCCCAGTCTTGGTTGGGAATTGCACTGGCTTTGCTGTGAATAGGATCTTCTTCCCCTACACACAAGCTGCTACGATGCTCGTTGAGCGTGGGGCCCATCCCTACAAGATAGATCAAGTGGTTACAAAGTTTGGGATGCCAATGGGTCCTTTCAG ATTGGCTGATCTGGTTGGGTTTGGGGTAGCTATTGCAACTGCTAAACAATTCATAAATGAATTCCCTGACAGAACCCATCGTTCAATGCTCATTTCAATCATGCAAGAGGATAAGAGAGCCG GTGAATCCACCCGCAAAGGATTTTATCTCTATGATGAAAAACGCAGAGCTAGTCCAGATCCTGAGctcaataaatatattgagaAGGCAAGGAGTATTTCTGGCATTGCTGTTGATCCCAAG ATACAGAACTTGCCAGAGAAGGACATAATCGAGATGATTTTCTTCCCCGTTGTTAATGAGGCATGTCGTGTCCTCTCCGAAGGCATTGCAGTGAAAGCCTCAGACCTCGACATAGCCTCGGTCTTGGGCATGAGCTTCCCAGCTTACAG AGGAGGAATCATGTTCTGGGCTGATTCTCTCGGGACCAAGTACGTCTGTTCGAGGTTGGAGGAGTGGTCAAAGGACTATGGAGGTTTCTTCAACCCATGCAATTACTTGGCTCAAAGAGCTGCCCAAGGAATCCCTCTG AGTTCACCGGCAGATCAAGCGAAGCCTCGACTATGA